In Candidatus Binataceae bacterium, the DNA window TCTCGTCCAGCGAACGGCGCAGCTCCACGCAGAGCGTCAGGCTCAAGTGGTGCTCGATGACGGTGCTGGCGGTGCCGCTGACGTCGGCGCTTGCGCATTCGACGCGCGCTATGTGCGTCAACGGCAGTTCCTCCGCGAGCGACCGCAGGGCAGCATCGGAAGGAAACCAAACGATTCGATAAGGGATAAGCCCTTTGAGTTTTTTTCGTATTGTGATCATAGCCCTCACGCCGCGCGGCACGCACGAGGAACGTCAGCCTTTTTTCTCGTTCCCGGCGGATCAGGGCCGCCGGTCATCCACGCCGTTGGTAAGCCGGCGCAGCATTCCGAATGAGGCGCACAGTCTCAGCAGTCCGCGCGCGACACGTGGTGAGCCGGCGCACAAGTAGGTATGCTCCTCGAGCAACTGTCCACCGAACGAGGCCTTGAATCTATCCAGTCCCGTGTTCGCGCCGTTACTGAAGCCGCCGAGGTCGTAAGTCGACAGTCCTTCCTCGCGATAGCTACGAAGTTCGTGCCAATGAAGATGGCAATTCAGAAGTGAACACAGACGCGCAGTCTCCGGATCGTCGAAGCGCCGGCTGGCCGAAAACAGAAGCCGTTCGCGCCCGGCCTCGGCATCGAGCAGGTTCAGATGGCCGCAGAGCGCGGCGCCATCGAGGTACAGCAGAAAGATGTCTGAACTTGCCGCGTAGAGGCGCAGCAGGCTCTCGCTTATCGGCGACACGCCGGTTCTTTTAGAACGGACAAAGTTGTTGTACAGGGCGAGAAAGTCGCGTGACGCGTCGGGGCCGTTGCGCACAATCCTGACGCGATCGCTCAGCATCTCCGCCTGACGCAGCTTGCGCCGGGTGCTTTGCGACATGTCCTTCAGGATCGCATCCAGCGGCCGCTGCGCCTCGATACAAATGGTGGTGCTCGTTTGGTGGCCCACGACAAAGCGCGAATGGTCAAGCTTCGCGCCGGTCCAGAAGAACCGGGCGATCTGGTGAGGCTTAAGGCTATCGAGCGCGCGTGCCAGTGCGGACGCGCCGGGAAAGAACACGGTTCGGTACGGGATAAGGCCGCCCAATTTCTTGTCAATCGTGACCATGTGGCTGATTAATCAGAACGCGATCGTCGATTAGAACGCGGCGACTTCGGCATCCGAGTCGTGTTCCTCTTGAACCGGCGCTTGCGGGGGCGAGGAGTAAGCCCGCTTTACCATGTACGTCAGATTTGCGGCCTCGAGCCGCAGATAAACAGCGCCCGCCGCAAGCAACGCGAGGGCCAACGCCGGCACGCCGTGAATACCGAAATGGTGGCAAACGATGCTTACGAACAGGGAAGTCGCACCGCATACGAGCGCCAGGCGCACTCCCGGGAGAGACTCCCGCAGAATGTCGGCAAGCGTCAGAGAGGTGAAGCAACTGCCTACGTATTGGGCGGCGATTGACGTCATAATTTCCGCCGCGCTGATGCCCACCGCTATCGCCAGCAACCCCCGGTTGCGCAGCACCAGAAGTATTGCCACTACCAGGACAAGGCGCAGGCCGTTCAGATGAATGTCGAGACTCGGATGTCCCTTCGCGGTATAGATTGAGCTGACGGCGGTCTTGAGCCCGGCGAACGCGAGCCCTAATGCCAGCGCCTGGAGCGGCGCGGCCGCCGCCAACCATCGAGCGCCATACATCGTCTTCACCAGGTCTGGGGCGGTGACCGCCATGCACATCAGCAGCGGTAGGATGATCCGCGTCATCGCGCAGTAAAACTGAGCGTATGCGCGCGCCATTTCGCGGCTGTCGTCCTGGAGCTTGCAGAAGGCCGAGAAGATCACACGTCCGGCAACCCGATGAAGCCGATTTGGCACGAAGCGGAGCAGGTCGCGCGCCATCCCGTAAATGCCCAGTGGACCGCTTCCCAGCAAACGGCCAATCAGCAAGTAGTCCGAGTTGTCCGACAAGGCTTGAACGATACGGCCGCCCCAGACGCTCAACGCGAAACCGAACAGGTCGCGGATCGCGTGCGGGCGGGGAAGCGCAAGGTAGATGCGCGGGCTTGCCGACCATACGGTTAGGCCGTGGATCGCAAAGCGGGCGGCGAGTCCGCCGATCAGGCTCCATCGCGGCAGCCCGGCTACCAGGAGCGCGAGGGCGACAGCCACGAAGGCGATCTCGGCCAGCACGTCGGCCAAGGCGAGGGCGCCGAAGCTCAGGGCACGCTCGAGCCGCGCATTGCTCACCATCGAGGTGCCCTCGATAAAGATCGGCACGCACATCAGGCGGATCGCGGGTTTCAGGCCGGGCATTTCCATCCATCCCGCGATATGCGCAGCGCCCAGGTAAACCGTCGCGACGACTATGGACGTAACCGCAAGGCTCATCCACCATCCGGCGCACTCGTGTTCACCGGTGAGCTCGCGCCGCTGGATAAGGGCGTCCGGAATTCCAGCCTGAATGAAGATTGTTGCAATGAGGGTGACAGCGACGAGGGCTTTGAGGATTCCAAAATCCTCCGGACCGAGTATGCGAGCGAGGAATATTATTCCTCCAAAGCGGATTGCCTGCGCCCCAAATTCGGCCAGTATGTTGTCACGTACGCTGCGAGCGAAGGCTTCCGACACCCGCGCGGCCAGCGATTCCCGACCTTCCGCCTCCGGCCGGCACACTGCTTCCGACCGCCCCTGCGTCGCGGCGGCGGAAGCTTCGGCTTTGCGCATCAGAGTGGGCATCGAAGGCTGTTGCGCATCGGAAGAGGCGCTCAACGGCCCCACGCGAGCGCCATCGCGGCGCGCGGCAGGCTGGCGATCGCCTCCGCGCGGGTGCTTTGCGCTTCGTCTGTGGCGAGCAGGCGATAACGCTCCGCTAGCGCCCATACGATGCCAAAGAGAAAACCGACACTATCGGTCAGATCACCCAAGAACGCCTCGGTCATGTTGTTAACGAGAATCGGAACCACAATGAGCAGAAAGATCGACTTCAGACGCCATGGGTCGCCGGGCTGGCGCAGCACGAACACCCACGGGCGCAGGATGATGTAGAGCCACAGCAGCGTTGCCGGAATACCGACTCCGACGGCGTGATCGAGATAGCCATTGTGCAGCGAACTGTGAGGTCCGAGATCCCACGGCCCCCACCAGATCGGAAAGTAGCGGCTGAGAAAAATCGCCCCCGAGACTTCGTAACCGTAGCCCAGGATCGGCCGCTGCTCGATACTGCGCACGGTGAAGGCCCAGATGTCGGTGCGTCCGGTGAGCGTGCTGACGTCGCCGCGCCCCACGTAAGCGCCGAGATCGCCGTGAGTGTAGAAGAGCAGCAATCCGGCGGCCGCTGCGCTCAACAGGAGGACCCCGCGCGCACGCCATCGCCATACGATGTACAGGGCGCCGCCCACGGCCAGGGCAACGAACGGGGAGCGCGAATCGGCCAGCCCCGCCAGCAGCAGGGCGAAAACGATCAGCGCCGCCAGCGTCGCGCGGGTTCGCCGCCCCGCCGTTTGCCAGCATACGATTGCCGGCCCGACGATTATCAGCATCAGCCCGCCCACATCGTTGGGCCCATTGAGCAGGCCGCGGAAGCGATCCACGCCGGCCACGCTAATTCCCTGCTTCTGCATCTCACTTAGCTCGTCGAGGCTGAAACTCTGAAGCGGACTGACCCAGGTCAAGTCGTGCGGCAGCAGGAGTGCGGACACCGCGAGCAGCGCCAGGACCGCGCCTGCGCCGACCAGGAAATGCTTCAGTAGCCCAACGGCGTCCTCTCCCGCGTGAGCCTCAAGGATGACGGCTGCAAGGACTGCGAGGATCAGTACGGCTTCGCCAAGGCGCGCCAACGAGTATTCGGGCGCCAGCGAGTAGCTGATAGTCACCGCCGCCCACGTAAAGTAGGCGAGGTAGAGTCTGAAACCTCCGCGCCGCAGGATGTTCGCGCGCAGGGCCGTCGCCGCCACCGGAAGGCAGAACAACGCGAGCGCGCCGTAATGGAAGATGACCCGTGCGGTGGGATTCAGAAAGAAGAACGCGTTGAAGAGGAATATCAGGACGATCGCGCAGGCCAGCCAGTCGCGATGTCTGGCGACATAAGGTAGAGCGTAACAGACGCCGACCATCCCGGTCAGGCCGCAGGCCGCGAGGAGTAGGTAAGTGCTGCCCGCTTGCAGGCTGTAAAGCAGGGCAACAACGACGAGTGCCACGATTGTGCCGACGATCAGCCGCGCGCCATGCGGGCTGGTTTGCCGTTGCGCCGGCACCGAGAGAAAGGTCGCATCGGCTCCCGCCATCGTCACCACCACTATGCGCTAGCTACCGGGACGGGGGGTGGCGCAGACGCCTCTCCACGCTTCCGTCACCGCTGCGCCAAGCCAATGCCGTTCAGCAACCGTTGTGCCACAGCGCCCGAACCAAAGCTGCAATACTGATGCGGGTGCGTCGAGAGCGACGCTGGGAAACCCGTGGAACGGCTGGTAAATCGTACCGAGCAACGCGGTAATTGTTGCTTTGGGCGATCGGCGAGCCCGCCGCAAATACACGCATAAAATGGGCTAAAGCACAGTCTGTTGAACACCACGGCTGGCGCTGCGATTGCATAATCCGGACTGCCGCCGAAAAGGCTTTCACCCACGACGGTCGGGGGGGGCGGTGGCGAGGTCGTGGTGCAAGAGCGTGCGAGCAAAATCCTACTGCGGCGCAAACGTGGAGCCTGTCCGTGAGCGGCTCCGGAGGTGTTCAGGCGCCGCGCGAAGACGCGGCAGCGCGTCTGCGTTTGACGCCCCTGAGCGAGGGGATGGCGACATGGCGCAGCCTGCTCGCAGGCTGCCCCGAAGTGACGCTTTATCATCGCGAGCGTTGGATCGAGCTGCTCGGCCGTGCCCATCGTCTCGGCATGTGGTTGGCGACGCTCGAACGTGACGGTCGGGTGGCGGCAGGTGGCGTATTCGCACGCTCTCCGAACCCCTTCGTCAAGCGCTTCGTGGCCCTTCCGTTTTCGGACAGCGCCCCGCCTTTGGCGCGCAGCGCCGACGATGCGCGCGAGCTTGCAGCGGCGCTGATCGAACAGGGCGATGGCGCCGCCTATGAAATTCGCGGCCTCGATTGCGGTGAGAAGTGGGAGCGGGTGGGCTGTTTCGTTAGCTGGCGGCTCCAGCTTTGGCGCCCCTTGCAGGCGCTGGAGCGCGGACTAGGAATTAATTTTCGGCGCAACCTGCGCCGGGCCGGCGCGGTCAGAGTAGAACACGGCGCCGGCGCCGACTACCTCAGACGGTTCTATGCGCTTCAGCTCGACAGCCGCCGCCACTTCGGCGTTCCGCCGCAGCCATGGCGATTCTTCGAGCTTGTCCACGGGCTGTTTGCGCCCGCCAATCTCGACATCTGGCTCGCCAAAGAAGCGGGCAAGGATGTTGCGGCGGCGGTCTTCGTGCGTGACGGCGACGCTATTTATTTCAAGTGGGGCGCACGGCGGGCGAACTGCCGCTCCAACGCCAACCATCGCCTGCTCTGGAGCGCGGTCGAAGAGTTTGCGCCACACGCGCGGGTGCTCGAACTGGGGCGCTCTGACGTCCGCAACCAGGGTCTGATGCAATTCAAGCGCGGGCTGGGCGCAACCGCGACCGCGCTGCCCTACTCGTTTTTTCCGATGGCGCCGCGCCAGGTGAGTCCCGAAGTGCTCGGCGGTGCGCACCGGCTGCTTGCGATGGTGTGGAGACGGTTACCGATCTTTGCGACCCGGATGCTCGGCCGTGTTGCGTACCGCTTCCTGGCATGAGTTCAGATGTATGACGCTGAAGGCTGGAGCGCATGTGAGATTTCGCGGACCGAAGGGCCACCGCCGTTTCGCGGCTCAGGGGGAGATCAATAGAGGATGGTCGAGGCTAAGGCACAGGTGCTCATCTTAGACAAGCGCGCGGTAATGGCTACGGAGGTCTGCCGGGCGCTGGCGGCTCAGGGCTGCGAGGCCGACATCTTTGCTTGCGCAGGCTCGCCCGCCTTTCGCTCACGTTCTTGTCACGAGCAGTTATTGGCCCCGCCATTCGACAACGCACGTCTGTATCGCGAAGCGCTCGGGGCGGCAGTGCGAGGCAAGCCCTACGATGCGATATTCGTCTGCCATGAAGAGGTGCTTGCGCGCCTGTTGCCTTTGCGCAGGAACAGGAGTTGGCGCGGCCTGCTGCTCCCTCCTCCGGCCTCCCTGAAGATCGCGCTCAGCAAGAACGCGGCCCTGTCGCTGGCGCTATGGGCGGGCGTCGCGACTCCGCGAACGGCGATTCCGGCCGACGATGACGACCTGTCGCCGGTCGCGCGCGAGCTGGGATGGCCGGTGGTCGCAAAGAGCGACGTCGGCGAGTCCGG includes these proteins:
- a CDS encoding oligosaccharide flippase family protein, with the protein product MRKAEASAAATQGRSEAVCRPEAEGRESLAARVSEAFARSVRDNILAEFGAQAIRFGGIIFLARILGPEDFGILKALVAVTLIATIFIQAGIPDALIQRRELTGEHECAGWWMSLAVTSIVVATVYLGAAHIAGWMEMPGLKPAIRLMCVPIFIEGTSMVSNARLERALSFGALALADVLAEIAFVAVALALLVAGLPRWSLIGGLAARFAIHGLTVWSASPRIYLALPRPHAIRDLFGFALSVWGGRIVQALSDNSDYLLIGRLLGSGPLGIYGMARDLLRFVPNRLHRVAGRVIFSAFCKLQDDSREMARAYAQFYCAMTRIILPLLMCMAVTAPDLVKTMYGARWLAAAAPLQALALGLAFAGLKTAVSSIYTAKGHPSLDIHLNGLRLVLVVAILLVLRNRGLLAIAVGISAAEIMTSIAAQYVGSCFTSLTLADILRESLPGVRLALVCGATSLFVSIVCHHFGIHGVPALALALLAAGAVYLRLEAANLTYMVKRAYSSPPQAPVQEEHDSDAEVAAF
- a CDS encoding O-antigen ligase family protein, with the protein product MAGADATFLSVPAQRQTSPHGARLIVGTIVALVVVALLYSLQAGSTYLLLAACGLTGMVGVCYALPYVARHRDWLACAIVLIFLFNAFFFLNPTARVIFHYGALALFCLPVAATALRANILRRGGFRLYLAYFTWAAVTISYSLAPEYSLARLGEAVLILAVLAAVILEAHAGEDAVGLLKHFLVGAGAVLALLAVSALLLPHDLTWVSPLQSFSLDELSEMQKQGISVAGVDRFRGLLNGPNDVGGLMLIIVGPAIVCWQTAGRRTRATLAALIVFALLLAGLADSRSPFVALAVGGALYIVWRWRARGVLLLSAAAAGLLLFYTHGDLGAYVGRGDVSTLTGRTDIWAFTVRSIEQRPILGYGYEVSGAIFLSRYFPIWWGPWDLGPHSSLHNGYLDHAVGVGIPATLLWLYIILRPWVFVLRQPGDPWRLKSIFLLIVVPILVNNMTEAFLGDLTDSVGFLFGIVWALAERYRLLATDEAQSTRAEAIASLPRAAMALAWGR
- a CDS encoding GNAT family N-acetyltransferase, whose protein sequence is MVTIDKKLGGLIPYRTVFFPGASALARALDSLKPHQIARFFWTGAKLDHSRFVVGHQTSTTICIEAQRPLDAILKDMSQSTRRKLRQAEMLSDRVRIVRNGPDASRDFLALYNNFVRSKRTGVSPISESLLRLYAASSDIFLLYLDGAALCGHLNLLDAEAGRERLLFSASRRFDDPETARLCSLLNCHLHWHELRSYREEGLSTYDLGGFSNGANTGLDRFKASFGGQLLEEHTYLCAGSPRVARGLLRLCASFGMLRRLTNGVDDRRP
- a CDS encoding GNAT family N-acetyltransferase → MATWRSLLAGCPEVTLYHRERWIELLGRAHRLGMWLATLERDGRVAAGGVFARSPNPFVKRFVALPFSDSAPPLARSADDARELAAALIEQGDGAAYEIRGLDCGEKWERVGCFVSWRLQLWRPLQALERGLGINFRRNLRRAGAVRVEHGAGADYLRRFYALQLDSRRHFGVPPQPWRFFELVHGLFAPANLDIWLAKEAGKDVAAAVFVRDGDAIYFKWGARRANCRSNANHRLLWSAVEEFAPHARVLELGRSDVRNQGLMQFKRGLGATATALPYSFFPMAPRQVSPEVLGGAHRLLAMVWRRLPIFATRMLGRVAYRFLA